TTTCTCAAAGTGTCAAATTTTAATTCCCTCAAATTGGTGGGAAAGTTAGAGAAacaaaatctatatattttaagatgTTAAATATCTTTTTACCCTCCATTTTACataatatatcataaaaatgttataattataaaactaatattatattcaactatttcttttcctttatgtGGTTTAACCAAAcactaattttttcctttctttgatttttatctttttaatctAAACATACTCTAAAGGTGTGTTTGGTTCACCAAATCTTAGAATACTGGTATGTAAGATTATCGATGGAGTATAGTATTACCTTGCTTGGTCTATTTGGTAGAATGTAATAGTCATATGTTTGGTTGACGAAATATAagattaatgattttttatgggtaaattataaaatggtcacccaactatgcaTTTCGATTCgagttaggactaaattgacaaattctataaattttaaggGCCATATTGATTTTTAGAATTataactaaaatgacaaattttataaacattgagggctaaatttgtttaatttttatatttaagattaaattgatagaatgtgcaAACATTAAAGGGCTAATTTTATTCTTGACCAATAAAAAAACCTACATTAGCtcaaagtgactaaaatatttaatttgaaaagtttagtgactaaataaaaaaattaatagttgagtgatcattttaatgtttaccgaaaaaataattttagcatGGATTTAACGTTCCACATCATCatttaacaagaaaattttaatggatgggttaatttgcacattttgaaataatgtaCAAGatctaatttacctatttttcaATAGAGGGATCAAAATGTAATTCACCCCTAAGTATAAGGGCTTCCCGATACTTTTACATGCATTTTCCTATAGCATTCAAcaaacacattttaaaaaaaatccttaacATCAATCTAATAAACCACAAAGTAATATCAAGATGAAAAGTAATATCACGATAAAAAAATTgtctaaaatttcatatttcacttgGAATTTTAGAAAACCTAAGAAAAAATTGTACCATTACCACATCTTGTTCACGAATATAAGATTAGGAAAagatcaaaaaattaaaaattcaaatactgCAATCTCATTAAAACCAAACAACCCAAgttttatcttaaaaaaatatagggttAAGGGTTCAATTAGTACATACTAAAAACATATTTaggtgaaaagaaaataaaaggggggGAGGGTGGGAGAGGGCAAATCAGAatcagaaaatttaaaaaatgtagaAATCGAAATAACCGGTGACACAAGCATGCAAAAGACGTCACTCTCTCTCTCCCAAATATCAATTTCCAAACAAAGCAAAAGCGTAGGTTGACGAAGAGTAACCCTCGCCCCTCGATTTTTTCTGGTAACCAAAGGCCTGAATTTTTAACCCTTTGAATACCATTACCACCCATATACCTTCAATTACACACCCCAAAACCCCCCTCCCAATTTGAGCCATGCTGGACGCTTCTCCTCGAATCCCCAATTACCTTGTCCCGCCCCTGTTACCGCCACCGCCACCGTCCCCTTTGGAGCCGGAGCCTGAGCCACCGCCATCTTCTCCCCCACCCACGAAGCCCTACCAGTTTCTCTCTTCGTTATCCTCCCTCAGAGTGACTTCGGAGTTCGATAGTGATAGCCGCGTGTTCTTCCACAAGCTGTCTTGTAAGCTCTTCGACAACCTTGCGAAGCTCAAACTCTCCTTCATCAACAACGCCAAACGCGAGATCACGGAGACCCAGTTGGCGCTATCTTCTAAGTACTTGTCCATATACTACGATCCTGAGGAACAAAATGCCATCTTCCAGGGTTACTACAATGTCGGTCCTACGTGGCATTTCAAAGCTGCCATTGATGTTAAGGTTGGTTTTTCTTTCCTTCCAACTCGCGGTTTTGGCTTAGTGGGAGTCTTGGTTGCCAATGTCATtgaaaattgtataaaattgaaACCTCTTTTTTATTGTGCATGGAAGATATGAAAGattgtttattatttggttttctAGAGAATTTTCGAGTACCGGGCTTTGCATTTGGTGATCGTTTTTCGAGCCTATGAAATTGATAATGGGGTTTCAGAGGATTTTGGTTTCATAAAATGGTCTAGTTGGTCGTCATACTTGAGTCTTGAAGACCTCTCTGAACATCCTTGTGTTGTCTTTTATCTTCAATCCTATTTTTCCTTGTATCTTTGGGAATGGggagtttattatttttgaagcCAACTATCATAATTGTTGTTCAAGTGCTGAATAAATATTTCCTTAAAGCCACATATGCCATATCCCCtgaatctctctctctctctttttttttctcaggcACAACAAGGTGAACTGGCAGCTATTGCCAAACTTGCTGATCCTAGTTATGCTGTTGAAGTGTCATCACCTGTTCCCAATGTTTCATTGGTGAGCTTTGTTTCTCCTGGTGTCTTACTAGTGAAAATCGATTGCTTGGCATTAAGTTATGGACAATTGAGAACCATTTATCATAGAATGATGTGGTAATTCAATTTCAGCAGTTTTTTGTGGTTCTAAGTTGCTTAATGTATGTGGTGTCATActgttgtttttttctttatgcaTTATTCAACCCATACTATACTGACTTTTGCATCGCTTAAAACACTTGATTAATGGCAGTCCACTTGTATTTTTATGCTTCCACTCTGATGTTTTTCAACATTGGTCATAGCTGTTTTTCTCTCATCTGAACTTTCCTGTTGCTGCAGCCCAAAGCAACATTCAGATTTCCCATCGGTGAATTTTCATTAGAGGAGAGAGAAGAGGATGACGTACCAAGGTTGTCGATAAATGGAATTGTTAAAGGTCCAATTTTGTATGGGGTAGGTGCAGCACGTTACATGGATGAAGAACTGAAACTAAGATACTCATATAAGGTGGGTTTTTTCCCTCAATGTTATAGCTTTGTGTTTACAGTCTTGTTTATATACTTGTTCATTGATTGGCTACTCTGGCTTCTATGGGAGATCCATTGGTACACCTAATGTTGAATAACTTAGATGGCTAGGTTTTCAAAATTGGCTGAGCTGGCTGATCACCTTCTTCATAGGAAAATGCTGGGTTGGAAAACATTATGGCTGTGtaaattttcaagctttttgAGTGCTTTAGTATATGGTTTTGATGGTTTTCATTGCAGGATGGGACAATGTCATTTATTCCTAGCATTTCACTACCAACTAACAGGGCGTCATTTGCATTCAAGCGACGCTTCAGTCCATCGGATAAATTGAGGTTAGTAGTTACAACTCCTTTATCTTTGTAAATATTGGAATCTGTCGTGAATGTGCTTAATAGCTAGAGGTgccatttcttttgttttgcatTCTATATATGTGGAAACATATTTGATTCATTAGCTATAGAGGGTTGCTTTTTCCTTGCAATGTCAATTTCGATTGAGGTGTTCTATTGCATTTATGTGCAGCTACTGGTACAATCTTGATTCAAACTATTGGAGTGTGGTGTACAAGCACACGTGTGACAAAGACTTGAAATTCAAAGCTGGCTACGATTCTGAGGTTCGTCTTTGCTGGGCTTCTCTATGGGTAAGTTTATTCTGTTTCCTCTGGCATGTCGTTTGCTGAACGTGGTTGTCCTGAATTGTTTGCTTGAGATTCATTCCTATGACGACAATGACTTGATATATATCCTCTTTATTTCATTTCAGGTTGGAGATGAAAATGGCAAGGCAAAGACGGCCCCCATGAAGATGAAAATCCAGTTTATGCTACAGGTACCACAGGATGACATTAAGTCAACAGTGATATTGTTCCGTGTTAAAAAGAGGTGGGATATTTTATTGTTGTCCCATGCCACACTTCTGTTTCTCCTTGCTATAGTTTTTGGACATCTTTTTATgtgatgatatatataattgctAATTGCTTTATAATATAATGGCATCAGTTGGTTGTTGAagttatgaattaaattatgatatgaaTTGGAAGGCTATGGATAAGACTAAACGAACAAAGCATTCAAGTGGAACGAATAATATTAAaggcaaagaaaacaaaagtaaCCTAAACCTCTTTCTTTCTACTTTCAGATTTCAGTTTCCATCTCTGATAAACAGCTCTAGTGGTGCCTCAACTCAGGACTGTATCTCTCCCTCTCTACTCTGAGCCAAGAGTCCGATTCTGGTTCTCTTAACCAAGATCATTTTGGCAAGTCATGCAGAAcattaagaaaacaaatgacCCCATCAAGCTATCGTTGATTGCATCATCTTGGACTCTACACTATCTAAATAACCCCAAGTGGACGATCATATTGATGTTCCTCTTAATCAAAGGTTGTTTGGTTCCTGTTAAAATCTCGGAGAGAATAGATGATGTAGACTGCAGTTTTTGCCTTCGGTAATATGAAACAATCAGACGTAGTGAGGCTGGTTTTACCTGGGATGGATGGATGGAACAAGTGATGTCGTCCAGTGCCATTAACACTCGGATCCACAATTTTCTCCAGGGATCACATTTTTTTTACTCACAGAATAGTGTAATGATGCTATTCATGTAGGATTGTTTGTTTAGATTATTTAGTTTTGTTTGTATACATTATCAtgtaactaatttttaattgtcGACTTAAATTGCTAAAATGATTTCAAGGTCTCCAATCAGTCTGAAAAAACATTAGGTAGATTTGGAAACTTGAATTTCAAAAATAGAtaacaaacatacaaaataaaacattcattattatttcttaaatccATGAATTTATTGGATGCTAAAATTCAAATTCGTAAATTCATGTCCCAAAATGCAACACTAGCCAATTCAGGAACTTTTGACTTTATTTCTAGAAGaatcaaattcttgaaaaacTACTCTTTGGCCATCAACAAACGCATTGAACATAAATGAACTTAAGCTCAGAAACATTTTAGAAAGTTTTAACACACAGGCAGAttcaaaagtaaataaacaagcatGAATAAAAAGATTGTTAAGACCCAATTCATTTACAGCCCTAGCAGACTAGCCATGAAGCGACATTAAGTCCActaagaaaaagaacaaaaacagaGCTAATGCTTCAACTGTGATGATTATTCCTGGAAATTCGTTGTCTCCTCTTAATTTACAAAGGACCATGTCCTTTTCATAACAGTATGTTTCCTTATCTAAAGCACAAATCAGTTTGGCTAAAAGACGGTTCCTGAAACCAGAAAATGTTggttatgttttaatattagcATGGCACGACATTCTAGTACCAAAATTGTCATTTAATAAATAGCTCTGTTCATTCACACAAGCTACATCATGTACGAGGTCAACTGAAAAATGGTATACATTACTGATACACTAAACATTATAGAAGTTTACCTGATAATTGGTAATTTAGGAACTGATATGTAAACAAGACCTGCAATGGAACATGCAGATATCTAGTCACCCTTCTCTCTAGCTAGAAAGACTTAACTGCAGTATATCTTCCCCACCCTACCACATATTGTAGC
The Gossypium raimondii isolate GPD5lz chromosome 8, ASM2569854v1, whole genome shotgun sequence DNA segment above includes these coding regions:
- the LOC105791217 gene encoding outer envelope pore protein 37, chloroplastic isoform X2 encodes the protein MLDASPRIPNYLVPPLLPPPPPSPLEPEPEPPPSSPPPTKPYQFLSSLSSLRVTSEFDSDSRVFFHKLSCKLFDNLAKLKLSFINNAKREITETQLALSSKYLSIYYDPEEQNAIFQGYYNVGPTWHFKAAIDVKAQQGELAAIAKLADPSYAVEVSSPVPNVSLPKATFRFPIGEFSLEEREEDDVPRLSINGIVKGPILYGVGAARYMDEELKLRYSYKDGTMSFIPSISLPTNRASFAFKRRFSPSDKLSYWYNLDSNYWSVVYKHTCDKDLKFKAGYDSEVRLCWASLWVGDENGKAKTAPMKMKIQFMLQVPQDDIKSTVILFRVKKRFQFPSLINSSSGASTQDCISPSLL
- the LOC105791217 gene encoding outer envelope pore protein 37, chloroplastic isoform X1, with the protein product MLDASPRIPNYLVPPLLPPPPPSPLEPEPEPPPSSPPPTKPYQFLSSLSSLRVTSEFDSDSRVFFHKLSCKLFDNLAKLKLSFINNAKREITETQLALSSKYLSIYYDPEEQNAIFQGYYNVGPTWHFKAAIDVKAQQGELAAIAKLADPSYAVEVSSPVPNVSLPKATFRFPIGEFSLEEREEDDVPRLSINGIVKGPILYGVGAARYMDEELKLRYSYKDGTMSFIPSISLPTNRASFAFKRRFSPSDKLSYWYNLDSNYWSVVYKHTCDKDLKFKAGYDSEVRLCWASLWVGDENGKAKTAPMKMKIQFMLQVPQDDIKSTVILFRVKKRWDILLLSHATLLFLLAIVFGHLFM
- the LOC105791217 gene encoding outer envelope pore protein 37, chloroplastic isoform X3; this encodes MLDASPRIPNYLVPPLLPPPPPSPLEPEPEPPPSSPPPTKPYQFLSSLSSLRVTSEFDSDSRVFFHKLSCKLFDNLAKLKLSFINNAKREITETQLALSSKYLSIYYDPEEQNAIFQGYYNVGPTWHFKAAIDVKAQQGELAAIAKLADPSYAVEVSSPVPNVSLPKATFRFPIGEFSLEEREEDDVPRLSINGIVKGPILYGVGAARYMDEELKLRYSYKDGTMSFIPSISLPTNRASFAFKRRFSPSDKLSYWYNLDSNYWSVVYKHTCDKDLKFKAGYDSEVRLCWASLWVGDENGKAKTAPMKMKIQFMLQISVSISDKQL